Part of the Dermatophilus congolensis genome is shown below.
ATCCCGAAACGCTTGACTGCCGTTCTCACGATCCACCGGTATGTGCTTCATCCCCGACATCAACGGCCCAGCAATCGGGTGATCCCACACCGATTTTTTGCACATAAACCGGATCAACCTGCGGCTGGGGCGAGCCGCCAAACCCGCATACGCAAAATCCATGTACGAAAGGTGGTTCATCACGATCACCGCACCACCCTCTGTGGGGATGTTCTCCGAACCCGTCACTCTGAAACGGATACCTTGGGCAGCGAAAAGTGTGCGGGCAACAGCGACGACCGAGTTGTAAACGGGCTCCATGGCGTACAAAACTACCGCCTCCAACAGGCAGAACACGATCTGCCTGGATGCCCTTACTCGCCGAAAGACACTTCAACACTGACGCAGCCGCAACTCACCCCCTAGGGTGAAGATATGAGCCTCGAACGCCCTATCCCACCCGACCCCTACAGCATGCTTCCCGTCGTGCCGCCATTCGCGTTGACCAGCGTCGACTTCAAAGACGGCAGCGACCTACCCAAATCCGCGGACTTCAGCACCGATAACCTCTCCCCCGAACTTTCCTGGCACGACGCCCCCGCGGGCACCAAATCATTCATGATCACCTGTTTCGACCCTGACGCCCCCACCCCCTCAGGGTTCTGGCACTGGGTTGCCGTAGGTATTCCCGGAAACGCCACTTGCTTGCACGCCAACGCTGGCGCCGAAGGCGGCGAAGAACTCCCCGCTGGCGCCTTCCACCTCAACAACGACTACGGATACGCCGGCTTCGGAGGAGCAGCTCCCCCCGCGGGCGACCGCCCGCACCGATACTTTTTTGCCGTCACAGCCCTGGACGCCACCGCCGAAGAAATCGGGATCACCGCTGACTTCTCCCCCGCCAAGGCCCACTTCTTCGCACTCACACACGTTGTGGGACGCGCAGTACTCACCGGCACATACGCCATCCCCGCCTAACCGCACCACTAACAAAAACCAGGCTGTACGGAACAGCGAGCTCATGCCCCTGCTCTCACCAACATGAACCAGCGGCAAGCCTGAAGACAGCCCGCCCGATTCAGGCTTGCCGCCAATCTTTTACGAGACGTTCAACGCACCCGCAACGCCCACATAGCCACCGCTGAAGCCGCAGCCACATTCAACGAATCAACACCATGCCCCATCGGGATACGCACCACCACGTCACTCTTAGCCAACGTGCGCTGCTGCAGCCCATCCCCCTCAGTGCCCAGCACCAGCGCCAACCGCTCCGGCGGATCAGCAGCCAACTCATCCAGCGTCACCGAATCATCCGACAACGCAAACGACGCCACCGACACCCCCCACTGCCGTAAACAATCCGCCCCAGCAGGCCACTGCTCAATCCGCGTCCACGGCACATTCAACACATTCCCCATCGACACCCGCACGCTCCGGCGGTACAGAGGATCAGCGCACCTAGGCGTCACCAACACGCCATCGACACCCAACGCCGCAGCGGACCGGAAAATCGCCCCCACATTCGTGTGATCAACAATGTCTTCCAACACCACCAACCGCCGCGCACCCCGGACAACATCCTCAACCGAGGGCAACTGCGGGCGGTGCATCGCCGCCAACACACCCCGATGTAGATGGAATCCTGTCATCGCCTCGATGACCTCATGCTCCCCCACAAACACCGGCACTGACTCGCCCTCGAATTGAGCCACGAGATCAGACAGCTCATTCACCCACCGCGGAGCTAACAGCAGCGAGCGAGGGCGATGCCCCACCGCCAACGCCCTCCGCAACACCTTCTCGCTCTCGGCCATATACAAACCGCCTGCAGGCTCAAGAGCACGGCGCAGGTTCACATCAGTCAAAGAAAAATAGTCGCGGACCCGTTCATCGGCGGGATCAGTGATAGTGATCGGCACGAACGGACCTTATCGACCCACACCGCGCCCCGCCGAAACGTTCCCTGGCCTCACCTCACGGTCGCTGCCCACGCATGCGGGCCTCACTGTCGTGCACCTCTGCCTCTGAACGCTGAACTTCCTCACGAGCCCGGCGTAGCGCCTCCCGCGGATCCTCCAAATCCGTATCCACGAACGGATTGTCCTCTGGTACGTCATCGGTGTACTTCGGCGTGTTGCCGCTACTCGCAGCAGGGAACGTCGGGCCGTTCTTCCCGCCGAAAGCCCCCGCGAACCCGCGCAACGCCTCAGTGAACTCACCTGGAACAACCCACATTTTGTTGGAGTCACCCTGCGCGATCTGCGGTAACACTTCCAAATACTTGTACGCCAACAACTGCTGATCAGGTTTACCGCGGTGAATCGCATCAAACACCTGCTGGATTGCTCGTGCCTGCCCCTGAGCTTCCAACACCTTCGACTGGGCATCACCCTCGGCCTTCAAAATGGCCGCCTGCTTTTCACCCTCGGCCTTCAAAATCGCTGACTGCTTCACACCCTCAGCCGTCAAAATCGCTGCCCGCCGATCCCGCTCAGCACGCATCTGCTTCTCCATCGAGTCCTGCACCGACGCGGGCGGTTCAATGCTCTTCAGCTCCACCCGGGCCACACGGATCCCCCACTTACCGGTCGCCTCATCCAAAACACCACGCAACTGGCCATTGATCTGATCACGGCTAGTCAACGTCTGTTCCAAATCCATCGCACCGATCACGTTCCGCAACGTCGTGACCGTCAACTGCTCAATACCCTGAATGAAATTCGCGATCCCATAAATCGCGCTTTTAGGGTCAATCACCGAGTAATAAATCACCGTGTCAATGTTGACCACCAGGTTGTCTGAGGT
Proteins encoded:
- a CDS encoding YbhB/YbcL family Raf kinase inhibitor-like protein, which translates into the protein MSLERPIPPDPYSMLPVVPPFALTSVDFKDGSDLPKSADFSTDNLSPELSWHDAPAGTKSFMITCFDPDAPTPSGFWHWVAVGIPGNATCLHANAGAEGGEELPAGAFHLNNDYGYAGFGGAAPPAGDRPHRYFFAVTALDATAEEIGITADFSPAKAHFFALTHVVGRAVLTGTYAIPA
- a CDS encoding TrmH family RNA methyltransferase, with amino-acid sequence MPITITDPADERVRDYFSLTDVNLRRALEPAGGLYMAESEKVLRRALAVGHRPRSLLLAPRWVNELSDLVAQFEGESVPVFVGEHEVIEAMTGFHLHRGVLAAMHRPQLPSVEDVVRGARRLVVLEDIVDHTNVGAIFRSAAALGVDGVLVTPRCADPLYRRSVRVSMGNVLNVPWTRIEQWPAGADCLRQWGVSVASFALSDDSVTLDELAADPPERLALVLGTEGDGLQQRTLAKSDVVVRIPMGHGVDSLNVAAASAVAMWALRVR
- a CDS encoding SPFH domain-containing protein is translated as MVATIILLLFLAVAVLLVVKSIKIVPQQTSLIIERLGRYSRTLDGGIYVLVPFVDTVRAGIDLREQVVSFPPQPVITSDNLVVNIDTVIYYSVIDPKSAIYGIANFIQGIEQLTVTTLRNVIGAMDLEQTLTSRDQINGQLRGVLDEATGKWGIRVARVELKSIEPPASVQDSMEKQMRAERDRRAAILTAEGVKQSAILKAEGEKQAAILKAEGDAQSKVLEAQGQARAIQQVFDAIHRGKPDQQLLAYKYLEVLPQIAQGDSNKMWVVPGEFTEALRGFAGAFGGKNGPTFPAASSGNTPKYTDDVPEDNPFVDTDLEDPREALRRAREEVQRSEAEVHDSEARMRGQRP